The following are encoded together in the Bos javanicus breed banteng chromosome X, ARS-OSU_banteng_1.0, whole genome shotgun sequence genome:
- the LOC133243267 gene encoding casein kinase I-like, whose amino-acid sequence MASSSGPKADVLVGGRYKLVREIGSGSFGHVHLAIDLTNHEQVAVKLESQNTRQPRLLYEKELYNILQGGVGIPQIRWYGQETDYNVLVMDLLGPSLEDLFNFCSRRFSMKTVLMLADQMISRIEYVHTQNLIHRDIKPENFLMGTGQQWKELFLIDFGLAKKYRDNRTGQHIPYRSGKSLTGTPSFASISAHIGIEQSRRDDMESIGHVLMYFNRGSLPWQGLKAATMKQKCEQISEMKMTTPVDVLCKGFPAEFAMYLKHCRGLSFEEAPDYRYLRQLFRMLFRKLNYQYDYAFDWIVLKQKAEQQAASSSGEGQQAQTPTGKSDKTKSEMKHS is encoded by the coding sequence ATGGCGAGCAGCAGTGGACCCAAGGCCGATGTCCTTGTCGGAGGGAGATATAAACTGGTACGGGAGATCGGTTCTGGCTCCTTTGGGCACGTTCATTTGGCGATAGACCTCACCAACCACGAGCAGGTGGCAGTAAAATTAGAATCGCAGAATACCAGGCAGCCGCGGTTGTTATATGAGAAGGAACTCTATAATATTCTTCAAGGTGGGGTTGGCATCCCCCAGATACGGTGGTATGGTCAGGAAACAGACTATAATGTGCTAGTCATGGATCTTCTGGGACCCAGCCTTGAAGATCTCTTCAATTTCTGTTCAAGAAGGTTCTCAATGAAAACTGTACTTATGTTAGCTGATCAGATGATCAGTAGAATCGAATATGTGCATACACAGAATCTTATACACAGAGACATTAAACCAGAAAACTTCCTAATGGGTACTGGGCAGCAGTGGAAGGAGTTATTCCTTATTGATTTTGGTTTGGCCAAGAAGTACAGAGACAACAGAACAGGGCAACACATACCCTACAGATCCGGTAAAAGTCTCACTGGCACTCCTTCCTTTGCTAGTATCAGTGCCCATATTGGTATTGAACAGAGTCGCCGAGATGACATGGAATCAATAGGACATGTTTTGATGTATTTTAATAGAGGCAGCCTGCCATGGCAAGGCCTAAAGGCTGCAACAATGAAGCAAAAATGTGAACAGATTAGTGAAATGAAGATGACCACACCTGTTGATGTTTTATGTAAGGGGTTTCCTGCAGAATTTGCCATGTACTTAAAGCACTGTCGCGGGCTGTCCTTTGAGGAAGCCCCGGATTACAGGTACCTGAGGCAGCTGTTCCGCATGCTTTTCAGGAAGCTGAATTACCAATATGACTATGCATTTGATTGGATAGTGTTAAAGCAGAAAGCAGAACAGCAGGCTGCCTCTTCAAGTGGGGAGGGTCAGCAGGCCCAAACCCCCACAGGCAAAAGTGACAAAAccaaaagtgaaatgaaacattCTTAA